From the Petrotoga sp. 9PWA.NaAc.5.4 genome, one window contains:
- a CDS encoding sugar-binding domain-containing protein translates to MQISLNGKWKVYDNENEFNFEGNVPGTAQGDLVDLKLMPHPYIGKNEKLFKRLEWKDWIYERNFNIDNINQENRYDLVLEGVDTLANIYVNGQYVGKTEDMFIEYRFNVKKYLKVGENSIKVEILSPIDIPTRLEKNYGKLHAGEETARVYIRKAQYSYGWDWGARIATSGIYRNIYIDNYKNGRVFGSTAYLEDLNGKVNFTGYVDINSDNPEDYKVEITLNDFISFVLPVINSNKGYIFRGTKIIEDIKLWYPHDLGESYLYKVEFKLLKKNEELYSEKKRIGFRIVKVIRENDGEGESFIFEINGKKIFAKGANWIPAENILSWLKEKDYEQLIKMAKNSNMNMLRVWGGGLYEDTTFYNKCDEFGILVWQDFMFACAEYPDHIEWFRKLANEEVKYNVTKLRYHPCIVLWCGNNENNWGFEEWDYKIKVDGKNLGNRLYLEDFPKICAEEDPTRLYWPSSPYGGSKANSNEAGDRHVWEIWSGWQDFKYYTKDTSKFVSEFGFQAAPDPKTIDFFAMDEQKEMFSEVMLNHNKQVEGPERLLKFINSHNGLITNFDSIVYLTQLNQAEAIKTGVEHWRSRKYRTAGTLYWQINDSWPVFSWSCIDYFKRPKALYFYTKRFYNPILPIAKNKDGKIIISIINDSFATKVDLEFQLWSLNGELIKKEEFLNVKIAEDSVITVEQLDVSNIDVENTIAYINLKQNGKTIIENHELFADLRINKLKDPMITINKEGNDLILNCEKPALGVNIRVNEENYIDDNFFTLFPSNSKTLTNIKGDITIKSTYDFLRR, encoded by the coding sequence TTGCAAATATCTTTAAACGGAAAATGGAAAGTATATGACAATGAAAACGAGTTTAATTTTGAAGGAAACGTTCCAGGAACAGCTCAAGGTGACCTTGTAGATTTGAAACTTATGCCTCACCCTTATATAGGGAAAAATGAAAAACTTTTTAAAAGACTTGAATGGAAAGATTGGATTTATGAAAGAAATTTTAATATTGATAATATAAATCAAGAAAATAGGTATGATTTAGTTTTAGAAGGTGTAGATACACTTGCAAACATATACGTAAATGGTCAGTATGTAGGAAAAACCGAAGATATGTTCATTGAATACAGATTTAATGTAAAAAAATATCTAAAAGTTGGAGAAAATTCTATAAAAGTAGAAATATTATCTCCTATAGATATACCAACGAGATTAGAGAAAAATTATGGAAAGCTTCATGCAGGGGAAGAAACTGCAAGAGTTTATATAAGAAAAGCACAATATTCATACGGATGGGATTGGGGAGCAAGGATAGCTACAAGTGGAATATATAGAAATATATATATAGATAATTATAAAAACGGAAGAGTATTTGGTTCTACTGCATATTTAGAGGATTTAAACGGAAAGGTCAATTTTACAGGTTATGTTGATATTAATTCAGATAACCCAGAAGATTATAAAGTTGAAATAACTTTAAATGATTTCATAAGTTTTGTTTTGCCAGTAATTAACAGTAATAAAGGATATATATTTAGAGGAACCAAAATCATAGAAGATATTAAGTTATGGTATCCTCATGATTTAGGCGAAAGTTATCTTTACAAAGTTGAATTTAAACTTTTGAAAAAAAATGAAGAACTATATTCAGAAAAAAAGAGAATAGGATTTAGAATAGTAAAAGTTATAAGAGAAAACGATGGAGAAGGAGAGAGTTTCATATTTGAGATAAACGGAAAGAAAATATTTGCTAAAGGAGCTAACTGGATACCTGCAGAAAATATTTTAAGCTGGCTTAAAGAAAAAGACTACGAACAATTAATTAAAATGGCTAAAAATTCTAATATGAATATGTTGAGGGTTTGGGGTGGAGGACTTTACGAAGATACTACTTTTTACAATAAATGTGATGAGTTTGGCATTTTAGTTTGGCAAGATTTTATGTTTGCGTGTGCTGAATATCCCGATCATATTGAATGGTTCAGAAAATTGGCTAATGAAGAAGTAAAATACAATGTAACAAAGTTAAGATACCATCCATGTATAGTACTTTGGTGCGGTAACAATGAAAACAACTGGGGTTTTGAAGAATGGGATTACAAGATAAAAGTCGATGGGAAAAATTTAGGTAATAGATTGTATTTAGAAGATTTTCCAAAAATATGTGCTGAAGAAGACCCTACAAGATTATATTGGCCATCTAGTCCATATGGTGGGAGTAAGGCTAACTCCAATGAAGCAGGCGACAGACATGTTTGGGAAATTTGGTCCGGTTGGCAAGATTTTAAATATTATACGAAAGATACTTCAAAATTTGTAAGTGAATTTGGATTTCAAGCTGCACCAGATCCTAAAACTATAGATTTTTTTGCTATGGATGAGCAAAAAGAAATGTTTTCTGAAGTGATGTTAAATCACAATAAACAAGTAGAAGGACCTGAAAGGTTATTAAAGTTTATTAACTCTCATAACGGTTTGATAACTAATTTTGATTCTATAGTTTATTTGACACAATTGAATCAAGCTGAGGCCATAAAAACAGGTGTTGAACATTGGAGAAGTAGAAAATATAGAACAGCCGGCACTCTTTACTGGCAAATCAATGACTCTTGGCCTGTTTTTAGCTGGTCATGCATAGATTATTTTAAAAGACCTAAAGCATTATATTTTTATACTAAAAGGTTTTATAACCCGATATTACCAATCGCCAAAAATAAAGACGGGAAAATCATAATCTCTATTATTAACGATAGCTTTGCTACAAAAGTTGATTTGGAATTTCAACTGTGGTCTCTAAACGGAGAATTAATTAAAAAAGAAGAGTTTTTAAATGTAAAAATTGCTGAAGATTCTGTAATTACTGTTGAGCAATTGGATGTCTCAAACATTGATGTTGAAAACACTATTGCTTATATTAATTTAAAGCAAAACGGAAAAACAATAATTGAAAATCATGAATTATTCGCAGATCTTAGAATTAACAAATTAAAAGATCCTATGATAACTATTAACAAAGAAGGAAACGACCTAATTTTAAATTGCGAAAAACCTGCTTTAGGCGTGAATATAAGAGTGAATGAAGAAAACTATATTGACGATAATTTTTTTACTCTTTTTCCTTCTAATTCTAAAACATTAACAAACATCAAAGGAGATATAACTATAAAAAGTACTTATGATTTTTTAAGGAGATGA
- a CDS encoding VOC family protein, producing the protein MNFVFDHLAITVSNLEESIDFYTNILGFKILGKLVQDNGNFTIVYLYMGDKVLELFYFVEKGKSITSYNDKDIGIKHFAFKVESVDKTFEYLKEKGVEFTMQPTDAEGGVRIAFFKDPNNILIEIIEGNLKLENY; encoded by the coding sequence ATGAATTTTGTGTTTGATCATTTAGCCATTACTGTTTCTAATTTAGAAGAATCCATCGATTTTTATACTAATATTCTTGGTTTTAAAATATTGGGAAAATTGGTTCAAGATAATGGAAATTTTACTATTGTATATCTTTATATGGGAGATAAAGTTTTAGAACTATTCTATTTCGTAGAGAAAGGTAAAAGTATAACTTCTTATAACGATAAAGATATAGGAATCAAACATTTCGCTTTCAAAGTTGAAAGTGTTGATAAGACTTTTGAATATTTAAAAGAAAAAGGAGTAGAATTCACTATGCAACCTACCGATGCTGAAGGAGGTGTAAGAATCGCCTTCTTCAAAGATCCTAATAATATATTAATAGAGATAATTGAAGGAAATCTTAAGTTAGAAAATTATTGA
- a CDS encoding LacI family DNA-binding transcriptional regulator → MPTIRDVAKMCGYSIATVSRVLNGCENVSEETRNKVLKAIKEINYRRGENIKGSSYRVVGVLVPDLKADYYGMIAEGIEESLIINSYEMFLSTYRHSLKKEKEALDEFFARKVDGIILCTTYNDDEFLEKFFEAGIPVVAVDREKSDLKIDIVSINNYSSSLETAKYLYKMGHRKVLYVEGMIEIYSARERKKAYIDFSSKKNDFEVFSLPGGFSVEEGYEAIKKYLERDGKNFTAISFPNDWTALGGIKALKQAAINCPEDVSVVGFDDATFSKYIHPSLTTVKQPTYEMGLNAAKLLIERIEGKIESKTKRRMILPTKLILRDSVKKID, encoded by the coding sequence ATGCCCACCATTAGAGATGTCGCTAAAATGTGCGGTTATTCTATTGCTACGGTATCCAGAGTTCTTAACGGTTGTGAAAACGTTTCAGAAGAAACAAGAAACAAAGTTTTGAAAGCTATAAAAGAAATAAATTATAGAAGAGGTGAAAACATAAAAGGTAGCTCCTATAGAGTAGTTGGAGTATTAGTTCCAGATTTAAAAGCCGATTATTATGGAATGATAGCTGAAGGAATAGAAGAATCTTTGATTATAAACAGTTACGAAATGTTTCTTTCAACTTATAGGCATTCTTTAAAAAAAGAAAAAGAAGCCTTAGATGAATTTTTCGCAAGGAAAGTAGATGGTATAATACTATGCACCACATATAACGATGATGAATTTTTAGAAAAATTCTTTGAAGCAGGCATTCCTGTTGTGGCGGTTGATAGAGAAAAATCAGACCTAAAAATAGATATCGTTAGTATAAACAATTATTCATCTTCTTTGGAAACAGCTAAATATCTATATAAAATGGGACATAGGAAAGTTCTTTATGTCGAAGGAATGATAGAGATATATTCTGCCAGGGAAAGAAAAAAAGCTTATATAGACTTTTCTTCAAAGAAAAATGATTTTGAAGTATTTTCTCTCCCCGGTGGTTTTAGTGTAGAAGAAGGTTATGAAGCTATAAAAAAATATCTTGAAAGAGACGGGAAAAATTTTACGGCTATTTCCTTCCCTAATGATTGGACGGCTTTGGGAGGTATTAAGGCTTTAAAACAAGCTGCCATTAATTGTCCAGAAGATGTTTCTGTGGTTGGCTTTGATGATGCGACATTTTCTAAGTATATTCATCCATCTTTAACAACTGTTAAACAACCCACCTATGAAATGGGGCTAAATGCTGCAAAACTTTTAATAGAAAGAATTGAAGGAAAAATTGAAAGCAAAACAAAAAGACGAATGATTCTTCCTACAAAGTTAATATTAAGAGATTCTGTAAAAAAAATCGATTAG
- a CDS encoding sodium-translocating pyrophosphatase — protein sequence MGAIFQLIAVISGGIGLIFTVFLVFNILEKPAGNEKMQKLSKAIQVGAKSFLFSEYKILFLVIILSAILLWQISSFEMSLSFGLGAMFSILSGFFGMSIATRANTRTTQAAINSLKGALTIAFNAGAVMGITVTSLGLIGLGMIFYFGGGNTEMMGGYAMGASFVALFARVGGGIFTKAADVGADLVGKLEANIPEDDPRNPAVIADNVGDNVGDVAGMGADLYESYIGSIYSASVLGGLAYSLKGAIFPFFVASSGLILSIIGIVSVNYFIKKAKNINPQKALNFGTYLTSFLQAIIVLFLSKIILNTFQAGLIVISGMIVGILIGAITEHYTSKKPVFKLAQNAPSGSAPLIINGLALGMESTLFPIIFIGASIVISFTFYGLFGIAIASVGMLSTLGMTLSIDAYGPIADNAGGIAEMAGLESSVRQRTDKLDSVGNTTAAIGKGFAIGSAALTALALFASYIQVANVSLIDLNNANVFTALLIGAMLPFLFSALVMKAVGNAATLMVQEVRRQFNEIVGLMEGKAEPDYGRCVKIATNGALKHMILPALIAVISPMIVYFLLGKEAVAGMLAGTTVSGVMLAIFMANSGGAWDNAKKYIEEGNLGGKGSMAHKAAVVGDTVGDPLKDTAGPSINILIKLMSIVSIVVIPLLIRIFE from the coding sequence ATGGGGGCTATTTTTCAATTAATTGCAGTAATAAGTGGGGGGATAGGTTTAATTTTTACTGTTTTCTTAGTTTTTAATATCTTAGAGAAACCAGCCGGAAATGAAAAGATGCAAAAACTTTCAAAGGCTATCCAAGTCGGAGCAAAGTCTTTCCTGTTCTCAGAATATAAGATACTTTTCTTAGTAATTATCCTATCGGCAATACTTTTATGGCAAATTTCTTCTTTTGAAATGTCTTTATCTTTTGGGTTAGGTGCAATGTTTTCAATACTTTCAGGTTTCTTTGGAATGTCAATCGCAACTCGGGCTAATACAAGAACTACTCAGGCAGCTATAAATAGTTTAAAAGGAGCTTTAACGATTGCTTTTAATGCAGGAGCTGTTATGGGAATAACTGTAACTTCTTTGGGATTGATAGGATTAGGGATGATTTTTTATTTTGGCGGTGGAAACACAGAAATGATGGGTGGTTATGCTATGGGAGCTTCTTTTGTTGCTCTTTTTGCAAGAGTTGGGGGGGGAATATTTACAAAAGCCGCTGATGTTGGAGCAGACTTGGTAGGAAAATTGGAAGCAAATATTCCTGAGGATGATCCAAGAAATCCTGCTGTTATTGCAGATAATGTTGGAGATAATGTGGGCGATGTTGCTGGAATGGGTGCTGATTTATACGAATCTTATATAGGATCTATATATTCTGCTTCCGTTTTAGGTGGACTTGCTTATTCTCTTAAAGGAGCAATTTTTCCTTTTTTTGTAGCCTCTTCTGGCTTAATTTTGTCTATCATCGGAATAGTCAGCGTAAATTATTTTATTAAAAAAGCTAAAAATATAAATCCACAAAAGGCCTTAAATTTTGGTACTTATCTGACAAGTTTCTTACAAGCAATAATTGTTTTATTTTTATCTAAAATTATTTTAAATACTTTTCAAGCCGGCTTGATAGTTATCTCTGGCATGATTGTTGGCATTTTAATTGGAGCTATAACTGAACATTATACTTCAAAAAAGCCTGTTTTTAAACTTGCTCAGAACGCTCCTTCAGGTTCTGCACCTCTTATTATAAATGGTTTAGCTTTAGGAATGGAATCAACCTTATTTCCCATAATTTTTATAGGGGCTTCCATTGTTATTTCTTTTACTTTTTACGGCCTATTTGGAATAGCCATAGCTTCAGTTGGAATGCTTTCAACCTTGGGTATGACGCTATCTATAGATGCATACGGACCTATAGCTGATAATGCGGGAGGAATTGCTGAAATGGCCGGACTTGAATCATCTGTTAGACAAAGAACGGATAAATTAGATTCGGTAGGAAACACCACAGCAGCTATAGGAAAAGGATTTGCTATTGGATCTGCTGCTTTAACAGCTTTAGCTCTTTTTGCTTCATATATTCAAGTTGCTAATGTTTCTTTGATAGATTTGAATAATGCAAATGTTTTTACTGCGTTATTAATTGGAGCTATGTTACCTTTTCTTTTTTCAGCATTAGTGATGAAAGCAGTAGGAAACGCTGCTACCCTTATGGTTCAAGAAGTTAGAAGACAATTCAACGAAATAGTTGGATTAATGGAAGGCAAAGCAGAACCTGATTATGGAAGGTGTGTTAAAATCGCAACCAACGGTGCTTTAAAGCATATGATCCTTCCTGCTTTAATAGCTGTTATTTCTCCTATGATTGTTTATTTTCTCTTAGGCAAAGAAGCAGTAGCAGGAATGTTGGCTGGAACTACAGTTTCAGGAGTTATGTTAGCAATATTTATGGCTAATTCTGGAGGAGCATGGGATAATGCAAAAAAGTATATAGAAGAAGGAAATTTAGGTGGAAAAGGTTCTATGGCTCACAAAGCTGCCGTTGTAGGAGATACTGTAGGTGATCCCTTAAAAGATACAGCCGGACCTTCTATAAACATTCTAATTAAATTAATGTCTATAGTATCTATAGTGGTAATTCCGCTTCTTATTAGAATTTTTGAGTAA
- a CDS encoding 6-phosphofructokinase — protein sequence MKRVAVLNVGGDCPGLNAVIRALIVKGADDDIEIVGVYDGFLGLVQDKMTIMVKEHVSGKLPEGGIILGSSKYDPTENPEDLKKLKENFQKYQITSLILLTGHTGAKIALKLADEGIPSIIIPATIDNDLAWTDISIGFLTALQVVSDALDRLHSTASAGHRVIVIEVGGDEAGWLATIGGMAGGADYIITPEIEFDPDNLLENIKKRYEIGRKFSLIVVEEKVKLPEKINAVVTDPKVRNFMRPSELITEYIKENLKNIECRTVNLDYLQRGGTPSSFDRYLAFKFGFSAIAAVKKGKANIALGLKGFEVIEKPYTSDILKNKEISKELYEMAKLFF from the coding sequence ATGAAAAGAGTTGCTGTTTTGAATGTAGGAGGAGATTGCCCTGGTCTTAATGCTGTAATAAGAGCGCTTATAGTTAAAGGTGCTGATGATGATATCGAAATTGTAGGTGTATATGATGGATTTTTAGGACTTGTTCAAGATAAAATGACTATTATGGTTAAAGAACATGTATCAGGCAAATTACCAGAAGGTGGAATCATTTTGGGCTCATCAAAATATGATCCCACTGAAAATCCAGAAGACTTGAAAAAACTCAAGGAAAATTTCCAAAAATATCAAATTACCAGTCTTATTTTACTTACAGGACATACTGGTGCAAAGATTGCTTTAAAATTAGCCGATGAAGGTATCCCTTCCATTATAATACCTGCTACCATTGATAATGATTTAGCTTGGACAGACATAAGTATAGGATTTTTAACCGCCTTACAAGTAGTTTCCGATGCTTTGGATAGACTACATTCTACTGCAAGTGCAGGCCATCGAGTAATAGTGATTGAAGTAGGAGGAGACGAAGCTGGTTGGTTAGCTACAATTGGCGGTATGGCGGGAGGAGCTGACTACATTATTACCCCAGAAATTGAATTTGATCCTGATAACTTGTTAGAAAATATTAAAAAAAGGTATGAAATAGGTAGAAAATTTTCACTCATAGTAGTTGAAGAGAAGGTTAAACTTCCCGAGAAAATAAATGCTGTGGTTACAGATCCCAAAGTTAGAAATTTTATGAGACCTTCGGAATTAATTACAGAATATATAAAAGAAAATTTAAAAAATATAGAATGTAGAACTGTTAACTTAGATTACTTACAAAGAGGAGGTACACCCTCTTCCTTCGATAGATATTTAGCTTTTAAATTTGGTTTTAGTGCAATAGCTGCTGTTAAAAAAGGAAAAGCTAATATTGCTTTGGGTTTAAAGGGTTTTGAAGTCATAGAAAAACCTTATACATCTGATATTTTAAAAAATAAAGAAATAAGCAAAGAATTATATGAAATGGCAAAATTATTTTTTTAA
- the ligA gene encoding NAD-dependent DNA ligase LigA, which yields MSVPENVKKRYEQLKAEIEEHNYRYYVLADPIISDQEYDKLFRELLEIEKKYPELKAPDSPSQRIGGTVLEGFNKVAHSVPMLSLDNTYNEEEIMEFHKRVLKNSNRNNVDYLCELKIDGVSVAIRYVNGLLDLALTRGDGLIGEDITENVKTVASIPLKLRKNIDIEVRGEIYMPIKEFVRINVEREEKGLSIFANPRNATAGTLKLLDSTEVAKRKLNSFIYYIIFPENYGLKTQEEALTFLKELGFRVNLNYKKAENINEVIDFWKKWNSMRRELEYEADGIVVKVNEFDIQRILGETVRSPRWAIAFKFQAEQKEAKLVKVKFQVGSTGIITPVAEFSPIRLEGTIVKRASLHNFDYVKERDIREGDYVIVEKAGGIIPQVIGPVKEKRTGEEKIIEPPKECPVCGGKVGKIKSEEVAIRCLNPSCPEKLLRSLENFVSRECMNIQGLGEKLLKRMIDAGLIKDIADLYYLNDEKLRSLGKGIGDKIIQNILNQIEDSKNRDLYSLINALGIPNVGAKTAKDLAYHFKSIENLMNASFSDLVEIEGIGEDTARAIINFFSQEEVKKIIDKLKDAGVNMGYIQVKKEGPLNGKIICQTGSLSRMTRQEFAEYVESKGGTFTETLTKKTDILVVGENPGSKLAKAQQYGTLIMTEEEFFNKY from the coding sequence ATGTCAGTTCCTGAAAATGTAAAAAAAAGATATGAACAATTGAAAGCTGAAATAGAAGAGCATAACTATAGATATTATGTATTAGCAGATCCAATAATCTCCGATCAAGAATACGATAAACTTTTTAGAGAACTTTTAGAAATAGAAAAAAAGTATCCGGAATTAAAAGCTCCTGATTCTCCGAGCCAAAGGATAGGAGGTACAGTTTTAGAGGGTTTTAATAAAGTTGCTCATTCCGTTCCCATGTTATCTCTTGATAATACCTACAATGAAGAAGAAATTATGGAGTTTCATAAAAGAGTATTGAAAAATTCGAATAGAAATAATGTGGATTATTTATGTGAATTAAAGATAGATGGAGTTTCTGTAGCAATTCGATACGTTAATGGACTATTAGATCTCGCTTTAACACGTGGAGACGGTTTAATAGGCGAAGATATTACAGAAAATGTAAAAACAGTTGCGAGTATTCCTTTAAAACTAAGAAAGAACATAGATATCGAAGTACGTGGTGAAATATATATGCCAATTAAAGAGTTTGTAAGAATAAATGTTGAAAGGGAAGAAAAAGGATTATCAATATTTGCCAATCCTCGTAATGCAACTGCGGGAACATTGAAACTATTGGATAGTACAGAAGTTGCAAAAAGGAAATTAAATTCTTTTATATATTATATAATATTTCCTGAAAATTACGGTTTAAAAACGCAAGAGGAAGCTCTAACTTTTTTAAAAGAGTTAGGTTTTAGAGTAAATCTAAATTACAAGAAAGCTGAAAATATAAATGAAGTTATAGATTTTTGGAAAAAATGGAATAGCATGAGAAGAGAATTAGAGTATGAGGCAGATGGAATAGTTGTCAAGGTTAACGAATTTGATATACAAAGAATATTAGGAGAAACTGTTAGATCTCCCCGATGGGCTATAGCGTTTAAATTTCAAGCTGAGCAAAAAGAAGCAAAATTAGTAAAAGTGAAATTTCAAGTTGGAAGTACAGGTATAATAACTCCTGTAGCTGAATTCAGTCCCATTAGACTGGAAGGAACAATTGTAAAACGAGCAAGTTTACATAATTTTGATTATGTGAAAGAGAGAGATATAAGAGAAGGCGATTATGTAATTGTTGAAAAAGCAGGAGGTATAATACCTCAAGTTATTGGACCAGTAAAAGAAAAGAGAACTGGAGAAGAAAAAATTATAGAACCACCAAAAGAATGTCCGGTTTGTGGAGGAAAAGTTGGGAAAATAAAATCTGAAGAGGTTGCTATTAGATGTTTAAATCCTTCATGTCCTGAAAAATTATTGAGATCTCTTGAGAATTTTGTATCAAGAGAGTGTATGAACATTCAAGGGTTAGGAGAAAAACTTCTAAAAAGAATGATTGATGCGGGTTTAATAAAAGATATAGCAGATCTTTATTATTTGAATGATGAGAAATTGAGAAGTTTAGGTAAAGGAATAGGTGATAAAATTATACAAAATATTCTGAATCAAATAGAAGACTCAAAAAATCGAGATTTGTATAGTTTGATAAATGCCTTAGGGATTCCAAATGTTGGAGCTAAAACAGCGAAAGATTTAGCTTATCATTTCAAATCAATAGAAAATTTAATGAATGCGAGTTTTTCAGATTTAGTTGAAATAGAAGGAATTGGTGAAGATACAGCGCGAGCTATTATAAATTTTTTCTCTCAAGAAGAAGTTAAAAAAATAATAGATAAGTTAAAAGACGCTGGAGTTAATATGGGTTATATTCAAGTAAAAAAAGAAGGGCCTCTTAACGGAAAAATTATTTGTCAAACTGGTTCACTATCAAGGATGACGAGACAAGAATTTGCGGAATATGTAGAATCAAAAGGTGGTACATTTACAGAAACTCTCACTAAAAAGACTGATATTCTTGTAGTAGGGGAAAATCCAGGATCAAAATTAGCAAAGGCTCAACAATATGGAACATTGATAATGACAGAAGAAGAATTTTTTAATAAATATTAA
- a CDS encoding glycoside hydrolase family 13 protein, producing the protein MKGIYSDQTNIFLTPEEPEINDEVTVRLRIPKYLGKSIGKVIFAPEKDLKNYHHRPMIFFKETNYYYYFQGAFKMPDRIVRYHFEIELIERNKKIVFDAMGVVENREVHDFRLIAGFKTPSWAQGTVYYQIFVDRFNNGDKSNDPVDHEYEYDGQEVVKKTWDQLPDPKNGHREFYGGDLKGIIEKIDYLNDLGVETILLNPIFVSPSPHKYDTQDYEHVDPHFGVIEEDSQDLKEKYRIRTTSEINLQKSDELLQNLISQAHNKNIKVILDGVFNHCGSFHKWMDEMNLYGNGAKNKKDSPFKSYFYWDSKGNYEGWWGFHTLPKLNYSNAYLWKYISDIGVKWVSEPFNADGWRLDVADDLGKSFETNSSFWRYFYKNIKRANPETIIFAEIYKSPLAWIERKCWDSIMNYITCMDPISYFLTGIEKHSEISKPELLKNSEYFVSCVKWALSQLPMNSKFIALNQLSNHDHSRWMTRTNQKVGRLGQQTHEDAENGVDLDVFKIGLVMMFTLPGSPGLFYGDEIGMAGWTDPDNRRPFPWDKETENNVDIRNFTKDLIKIYKEHSVLRKGSFDFIDWKDGYVSYACWNEDESIITIINREEDSKEIELPIWLLDKREGNLELIFSTVSFELKDKSYYDGKKELLIPAKSAIILRVN; encoded by the coding sequence ATGAAAGGGATTTATTCTGATCAAACAAACATTTTTCTTACTCCTGAAGAGCCGGAGATAAACGACGAAGTTACTGTAAGGTTAAGAATACCGAAATATCTAGGTAAAAGTATAGGTAAAGTAATTTTTGCCCCAGAAAAAGATCTGAAAAACTATCATCACAGGCCAATGATCTTTTTCAAAGAAACTAACTATTATTACTACTTCCAAGGGGCTTTTAAAATGCCTGATAGAATAGTAAGATATCATTTTGAAATAGAACTAATTGAAAGAAATAAAAAAATTGTATTTGATGCTATGGGAGTAGTTGAGAATCGCGAAGTTCATGATTTTAGGCTTATAGCAGGATTTAAAACTCCAAGTTGGGCCCAAGGAACTGTATACTATCAAATTTTTGTTGATAGATTCAATAATGGTGATAAATCGAACGATCCAGTAGATCATGAATATGAGTATGATGGTCAGGAAGTCGTAAAAAAAACTTGGGATCAATTACCAGATCCTAAAAATGGACATAGAGAGTTTTATGGTGGGGATTTAAAAGGGATTATAGAAAAAATTGATTATTTAAATGATTTAGGGGTGGAAACAATTTTACTAAACCCTATTTTCGTTTCTCCAAGCCCCCATAAATATGATACACAAGATTACGAGCATGTAGATCCTCACTTTGGAGTAATTGAGGAAGATTCACAAGATTTAAAAGAAAAGTATAGAATAAGAACCACTTCTGAAATAAATCTTCAAAAAAGCGACGAATTATTACAAAATTTGATAAGTCAAGCTCATAATAAAAATATAAAAGTTATTTTAGATGGGGTTTTTAATCATTGTGGATCTTTTCATAAATGGATGGATGAGATGAATTTGTATGGCAATGGAGCTAAAAATAAAAAGGATTCACCGTTTAAATCTTATTTTTATTGGGATTCAAAAGGTAATTATGAAGGTTGGTGGGGATTTCACACATTACCAAAGTTAAATTATTCTAATGCTTATTTATGGAAGTATATTAGTGATATTGGGGTAAAATGGGTTAGCGAACCTTTTAATGCAGACGGTTGGAGGTTGGATGTAGCTGATGATTTGGGAAAATCTTTTGAAACAAACAGTTCTTTTTGGAGATATTTTTATAAAAACATTAAAAGGGCAAACCCTGAAACTATAATTTTTGCAGAAATATATAAATCACCTTTAGCATGGATAGAAAGAAAATGTTGGGACTCTATAATGAATTATATAACTTGTATGGATCCGATTAGTTATTTTCTTACAGGAATTGAAAAGCATAGCGAAATTTCAAAACCTGAGCTTTTGAAGAATTCCGAATATTTTGTAAGTTGTGTAAAATGGGCTTTATCACAACTTCCGATGAATAGTAAATTTATAGCTTTGAATCAGTTGAGTAACCATGACCATTCAAGGTGGATGACCCGTACTAACCAGAAAGTGGGAAGATTGGGACAGCAAACTCATGAAGATGCCGAAAATGGTGTGGATTTAGATGTTTTTAAAATAGGATTAGTTATGATGTTTACATTACCTGGTTCTCCAGGTTTATTTTATGGTGATGAAATTGGGATGGCAGGTTGGACTGATCCAGATAACAGGAGACCTTTTCCCTGGGATAAAGAAACCGAAAATAATGTAGATATAAGGAATTTCACTAAAGATTTAATAAAAATATATAAAGAACATAGTGTATTAAGGAAAGGTTCCTTTGATTTTATCGATTGGAAGGATGGATACGTTTCATATGCATGTTGGAATGAAGATGAGAGTATAATCACTATAATTAATAGAGAAGAAGATTCAAAAGAAATAGAATTACCAATATGGTTATTAGATAAGCGAGAAGGAAACTTGGAATTAATATTTTCAACTGTAAGTTTTGAGCTAAAGGATAAATCCTATTATGATGGGAAAAAAGAATTGTTAATTCCTGCAAAGTCGGCTATTATTTTAAGAGTTAATTGA